One Persicobacter psychrovividus DNA window includes the following coding sequences:
- a CDS encoding polysaccharide biosynthesis tyrosine autokinase, giving the protein MMNQQNQPAGQQGNEDMMRLLFKVLDKWYLVLVCGFIGLLAGWLVNRYTIPIYSVNSQLVSKKYENSKANPLMGAALDGNSMFTRQPDFLLEMALIKSKDNVRETLKRLNFGVSYYVQGRVKLTESYPYGAIHLEWDSSSMRVPYDQMLIIKDVQSDGTYRLVAEDNELNALLAGHQFRFNEWGAFEGFRFKLKTSKRDFQTFNEQEQHFIINSPGALLGYYRSRINLSWTKQNSSLIDVNMTGPNPQKDRDFLNTFFEVVVEHALISKNQYATNSINFIDGLLNDVADSLGRFDQRIDSFQAGNWKYIAGSEHLFEKVEELQKEQLAIGLKERYIDYLEDYLIEHRTEEVFAPNVVGLDIPLLDDLVQKYVEVKLQEKLNKVEANANNPLVNKAVERKARLENNILENIRSMRREFTQNKSELEGNKNNLLANVGNYQSSSRKLTKMNSIYQVNENLYNLLLEKKTEASIARASTTSDYEVVNAPAISYLPLAPNTKKNLMMGGVVGLAIPIGLIVLLAFLNQKLEYREDAERLTGLKTIGTIGESDDRNAAFTRPKGHLAEGFRKLRANLNYLNSSGEGAKTILVTSTIAGEGKSFNSVNLAYTYALAGQRTLLVGADLRKPTLHQFFEVDKSDGLSNYLAGHRGLKEIIRGTACEGLDLVVSGDIPPNPAELLLSDKMEDFLKVARLKYDVIVIDTPPVSLVSDTIPLLPWVDHYLLVTRYNRSIKPSLAHVGEFIPEEYRVHFHLIYNGMPKRKRGYGYGYGYGNYGHGYQYGYGYGSGYYEEEAEKPGWFGRLLKR; this is encoded by the coding sequence ATGATGAATCAACAAAATCAGCCTGCAGGACAGCAGGGAAATGAAGATATGATGCGTTTGTTGTTCAAGGTTTTGGACAAGTGGTATCTGGTTTTGGTATGTGGTTTTATTGGCTTGCTTGCGGGCTGGCTGGTCAACCGGTATACGATTCCGATTTATTCAGTGAATAGTCAGCTGGTCAGTAAGAAATATGAAAACTCCAAGGCAAACCCATTGATGGGTGCGGCATTGGATGGGAACAGCATGTTTACACGTCAGCCAGACTTCCTGTTGGAAATGGCTTTGATCAAGTCCAAAGACAATGTTCGGGAGACCCTGAAACGACTGAATTTTGGCGTGTCCTATTATGTGCAGGGAAGAGTGAAACTGACGGAATCTTATCCTTATGGGGCGATTCATCTGGAGTGGGACAGTTCTTCCATGCGTGTGCCTTATGATCAAATGCTGATCATTAAGGATGTGCAGTCTGATGGTACTTACCGACTTGTTGCGGAAGACAATGAGCTGAATGCACTTTTGGCGGGGCACCAATTTCGGTTTAATGAATGGGGCGCTTTTGAAGGTTTTCGTTTTAAACTGAAAACCTCCAAAAGGGACTTTCAAACCTTTAATGAGCAGGAACAACATTTCATAATTAACTCCCCAGGGGCACTTTTGGGCTATTATCGTTCGCGCATTAACTTATCATGGACAAAACAAAACTCCTCGCTGATTGATGTGAATATGACAGGTCCTAACCCGCAGAAGGACCGTGATTTTCTGAATACTTTTTTTGAGGTGGTGGTTGAACATGCTTTGATTTCCAAGAATCAATATGCCACCAATTCGATTAATTTTATTGATGGGCTGTTGAACGATGTGGCAGATAGCCTGGGTCGATTTGATCAGCGGATTGACAGCTTTCAGGCAGGTAACTGGAAATATATTGCAGGGTCTGAGCACCTGTTTGAAAAGGTGGAGGAGCTGCAAAAAGAGCAGTTGGCCATAGGACTGAAAGAGCGCTATATTGATTATCTCGAAGATTATTTGATTGAGCACCGCACGGAGGAAGTTTTTGCGCCGAATGTGGTTGGACTGGATATCCCCTTGCTGGATGATCTGGTGCAAAAATATGTTGAAGTGAAACTGCAGGAAAAGCTCAATAAGGTGGAAGCCAATGCAAACAATCCTTTGGTGAATAAAGCTGTGGAGCGCAAGGCAAGACTTGAAAACAATATCCTGGAGAATATCCGTTCGATGCGTCGTGAGTTTACTCAAAATAAATCGGAGCTTGAAGGGAATAAAAATAATTTGCTCGCCAATGTGGGGAATTATCAGTCTTCTTCGAGAAAACTGACGAAGATGAACAGTATTTATCAGGTGAATGAAAACCTGTATAATCTTTTGCTGGAGAAGAAAACAGAAGCTTCTATTGCGCGGGCCTCAACCACTTCAGATTATGAGGTAGTGAATGCCCCAGCGATTAGTTATCTCCCCTTGGCACCGAATACCAAGAAAAATTTGATGATGGGCGGGGTAGTCGGTTTGGCTATTCCAATAGGGCTCATTGTATTGCTGGCCTTCCTGAACCAAAAGTTGGAGTACCGTGAGGATGCTGAGCGCCTGACAGGACTGAAAACCATTGGGACGATTGGTGAAAGTGATGACCGAAATGCTGCATTTACCAGGCCTAAAGGGCATTTGGCGGAAGGCTTCAGGAAGCTGCGTGCCAACCTCAATTACCTGAACAGTTCGGGCGAGGGGGCGAAAACGATTCTCGTTACCTCAACAATTGCGGGAGAAGGGAAGTCTTTCAATTCTGTGAATTTGGCCTATACCTATGCTTTGGCAGGGCAGAGGACCCTGCTTGTTGGTGCGGATTTGCGCAAACCTACTTTGCACCAGTTTTTCGAGGTGGATAAATCGGATGGGTTGTCCAACTATCTTGCGGGACATCGTGGGCTCAAAGAGATCATTCGGGGAACCGCCTGTGAGGGACTTGACCTTGTGGTGAGCGGTGATATTCCACCGAACCCTGCAGAGTTATTGCTGTCAGATAAAATGGAGGATTTTCTGAAGGTCGCACGCTTGAAATATGATGTCATTGTGATTGATACGCCTCCAGTATCGTTGGTGTCGGATACCATTCCGTTGTTGCCGTGGGTAGATCATTATCTGTTGGTAACGCGTTACAATAGATCCATTAAGCCGAGCTTGGCGCATGTGGGCGAATTTATTCCTGAGGAATACCGAGTGCATTTCCACCTGATTTATAATGGTATGCCCAAACGCAAACGTGGTTACGGATATGGCTACGGCTATGGAAACTACGGACACGGTTACCAATATGGTTATGGCTATGGTTCGGGCTATTATGAAGAAGAAGCGGAGAAACCAGGCTGGTTTGGTCGCCTGTTGAAACGATAG
- the nusG gene encoding UpxY family transcription antiterminator, with protein sequence MKAGWHVLYTASRKEKVVAERLEEAGLEVFLPLHKVLRQWSDRKKWVEVPLFNSYVFVHLNDDREYLQALNTKGASWFVQFQGQPARVTPAEIDVMRFLIGEEEEIEAVSDDFEAGEKVWITYGPFSDFPAEIVSLQGKKKVILRVEQLGQALTLSIKKVAIRKM encoded by the coding sequence ATGAAAGCAGGCTGGCATGTGCTGTACACCGCGTCAAGAAAAGAAAAGGTAGTTGCAGAAAGACTTGAGGAAGCAGGACTGGAAGTTTTCCTGCCCTTGCATAAGGTATTGCGTCAGTGGAGTGACCGCAAAAAATGGGTAGAAGTCCCTTTGTTCAACTCCTATGTGTTTGTCCATCTGAATGATGACCGGGAATACCTGCAAGCACTGAACACCAAAGGAGCAAGTTGGTTTGTTCAGTTTCAGGGGCAACCTGCACGAGTAACGCCTGCGGAAATTGATGTGATGCGCTTCCTGATTGGTGAAGAGGAGGAAATTGAAGCAGTTAGCGATGATTTTGAGGCTGGAGAAAAGGTGTGGATTACCTATGGCCCATTTTCGGATTTCCCTGCGGAAATTGTGAGTCTTCAGGGGAAGAAAAAGGTGATTTTGCGTGTTGAACAACTCGGGCAGGCCCTGACGCTCAGCATTAAAAAAGTGGCGATTCGTAAGATGTAA
- the wecB gene encoding non-hydrolyzing UDP-N-acetylglucosamine 2-epimerase, with translation MKILIVIGTRPNFIKVTQFKRLAAAHYPQLEIKMVHTGQHYDEKMANIFFDQFELRPDFFLNIPAASPTRQLAEIMIRMENLIDTEFTPDLMIVPGDVNSTLAAALVANKKGIKLAHLESGLRSFDREMPEEWNRLLVDEMSDFYFVTEPSGLKYLAGEGKKGQCFHVGNTMIDTMVAFEQEIQQSDVLSRLSIGEAAFALMTIHRPSNVDTADGIRTLIHLLRYLNDRMKVVFPIHPRTRKRITDFGFEQDFQQLKNIITTEPLGYFDFQKLVASCDMVLTDSGGIQEETTFRGVPCLTLRENTERPITVETGTNTLVPFQLDVLQSYIDAILRKDYKTGECPALWDGKATARILACIASHSS, from the coding sequence ATGAAAATACTAATTGTCATCGGGACGCGTCCTAACTTCATTAAGGTGACCCAGTTCAAGCGCCTTGCGGCGGCGCATTACCCACAGTTGGAGATCAAGATGGTGCACACTGGGCAGCATTACGATGAGAAAATGGCCAACATCTTTTTCGATCAGTTTGAGCTCCGTCCGGACTTTTTCCTGAATATCCCAGCGGCAAGCCCTACGCGGCAGCTCGCAGAGATCATGATTCGGATGGAAAACCTGATCGATACCGAATTCACGCCCGACTTGATGATCGTTCCTGGAGATGTAAACTCAACCCTTGCTGCGGCTTTGGTTGCCAATAAAAAAGGGATAAAATTAGCGCATCTGGAAAGTGGTTTGCGCTCTTTTGACCGCGAGATGCCGGAAGAATGGAACCGCCTGTTGGTGGATGAGATGTCAGATTTTTATTTTGTTACTGAGCCCAGCGGCTTGAAATATTTAGCTGGGGAAGGGAAAAAAGGGCAGTGCTTTCACGTGGGCAACACGATGATTGATACGATGGTGGCTTTTGAACAGGAGATTCAGCAGAGTGATGTCCTCAGCCGCCTGTCGATCGGTGAAGCCGCTTTTGCGCTGATGACCATTCATCGTCCTTCAAATGTGGATACTGCTGATGGCATTCGTACGCTGATCCATTTGCTTCGTTACCTGAACGACCGCATGAAAGTGGTGTTCCCAATTCATCCACGTACCCGAAAGCGGATTACCGACTTTGGATTCGAACAGGATTTTCAGCAGCTCAAAAATATCATTACAACGGAGCCATTGGGCTATTTTGATTTCCAGAAACTGGTGGCTTCCTGCGATATGGTCCTGACCGACAGCGGCGGGATTCAGGAGGAAACCACCTTCAGGGGCGTGCCTTGCCTGACCTTGCGAGAAAATACCGAGCGCCCAATCACTGTGGAGACTGGGACCAATACCCTGGTGCCTTTTCAGCTCGATGTGCTGCAATCCTATATTGATGCCATACTCCGCAAGGACTACAAAACTGGGGAGTGTCCCGCTCTTTGGGACGGTAAAGCCACAGCGCGAATTCTGGCATGTATTGCCTCGCACAGTTCTTAG
- a CDS encoding nucleotide sugar dehydrogenase — translation MQDYKIAIIGLGYVGLPLAVEFGKFFPTIGFDIDQQRVAELANGEDKTLEVSAEELTKPAFLTYTNQVEVLADSNVYIITVPTPIDVHNHPDLTPLKKASATVGQGLKKGDIVIYESTVYPGATEEDCVPVLEQVSGLKFNEDFFVGYSPERIVPGDKERTLTKIRKITSGSTPEVAEQVDQLYQKIITAGTYKAPSLRVAEAAKVIENCQRDVNISFVNELALIFDKMGIDTREVLEAAGTKWNFLPFRPGLVGGHCISVDPYYLAMKAEQLGHHPAVILSGRRINDQMGAFVASKVVKLMVQKGIPVKDAPVLVLGITFKENCPDLRNSKVIDVITELKEFGSSVEVYDPWASKEEVHHEYGLSLIPSINKKYSAVILAVNHNEYLEMDVQELLYDKAVVFDVKGALPRDIVDARL, via the coding sequence ATGCAAGATTATAAAATTGCCATCATTGGCCTTGGTTATGTCGGACTGCCATTGGCAGTAGAATTTGGTAAGTTTTTTCCAACAATTGGTTTTGATATTGACCAGCAGCGAGTAGCAGAGCTGGCCAATGGAGAAGACAAAACATTGGAGGTTTCTGCTGAAGAATTGACAAAGCCTGCATTTTTAACCTATACCAATCAGGTAGAGGTTTTGGCTGACAGTAATGTGTATATTATTACTGTTCCTACCCCAATTGATGTGCATAATCATCCTGATCTTACGCCTTTGAAAAAAGCCTCTGCAACCGTAGGACAAGGGTTGAAGAAAGGGGACATTGTGATTTATGAATCGACGGTTTATCCGGGAGCAACAGAAGAAGATTGTGTGCCGGTATTGGAGCAGGTTTCAGGACTGAAATTTAATGAAGATTTCTTCGTGGGTTATTCCCCTGAGCGTATTGTGCCAGGCGATAAAGAACGCACCCTAACGAAGATCCGCAAGATTACTTCGGGTTCAACCCCTGAAGTAGCCGAGCAGGTCGATCAATTATACCAAAAGATCATCACTGCTGGAACCTATAAAGCACCGTCTTTACGGGTAGCAGAAGCTGCCAAAGTAATTGAAAATTGCCAGCGTGATGTCAATATTTCTTTCGTCAATGAGTTAGCACTGATCTTTGATAAAATGGGCATCGATACCCGAGAGGTGTTGGAAGCCGCAGGTACCAAATGGAACTTCTTGCCTTTCCGTCCAGGATTGGTAGGAGGACACTGTATCTCCGTTGATCCATACTATTTAGCCATGAAAGCCGAGCAGTTGGGGCACCACCCGGCCGTGATCCTTTCAGGCCGCCGTATCAATGACCAAATGGGCGCCTTCGTAGCCTCAAAAGTAGTCAAGTTGATGGTGCAAAAAGGAATTCCTGTAAAAGACGCACCCGTCTTGGTCTTGGGAATCACCTTTAAAGAAAACTGTCCAGACTTGCGGAACTCCAAAGTTATCGATGTGATTACTGAACTGAAAGAATTTGGTTCAAGTGTGGAGGTCTATGATCCATGGGCAAGCAAAGAAGAAGTTCATCACGAATACGGACTGTCGCTGATTCCAAGCATCAATAAAAAATACAGTGCCGTAATCTTGGCTGTGAACCATAATGAATACCTTGAAATGGATGTTCAGGAATTGCTTTATGATAAAGCAGTTGTGTTTGATGTGAAAGGTGCGTTGCCGCGGGACATCGTGGATGCAAGGCTTTAA
- a CDS encoding ABC transporter permease produces the protein METLNPTAPTIDNKEQKEENWDLVMRPQSHLLDIDFKDLWRYRDLLYMFVKRDIVTVYKQTILGPIWFFVQPIMTTLVYIIVFGRIAGISTDGIPQPLFYLAGITLWNYFADCFNQTSDTFTQNAAIFGKVYFPRLIAPLSKVTSGLIKYLIQFSLFLAVYVFYLFQDVGIEAHLTILWVPYLVILMAGMGLGFGIIFSSMTTKYRDLKFLITFGVQLLMYATPVIYPMSTLDGKMKELIGLNPIAYIIEGFKYSFLGAGEFSLAGIGYATGFTLTLLAMGIIIFNKVEKSFMDTV, from the coding sequence TTGGAAACACTCAACCCAACTGCCCCAACAATAGACAACAAGGAGCAAAAAGAAGAAAATTGGGATTTGGTCATGCGACCACAATCTCATCTTTTAGATATTGACTTTAAAGACCTTTGGCGCTATCGTGATCTGCTTTATATGTTCGTAAAGCGCGATATCGTTACCGTTTATAAACAAACCATTCTTGGGCCCATATGGTTTTTTGTACAACCGATCATGACTACCTTGGTGTATATCATTGTTTTCGGTCGGATAGCAGGAATCAGTACTGATGGTATTCCCCAGCCTTTATTTTATTTGGCAGGGATTACGCTTTGGAACTACTTTGCTGACTGCTTCAACCAAACCTCAGATACCTTTACCCAAAATGCAGCCATCTTCGGAAAGGTTTATTTCCCAAGATTGATTGCGCCGCTATCAAAAGTAACTTCTGGTTTGATTAAGTATTTGATTCAGTTTTCACTGTTTTTGGCAGTATATGTTTTCTATCTATTCCAAGATGTAGGCATAGAAGCACACTTAACTATATTGTGGGTGCCATATTTAGTTATATTGATGGCAGGTATGGGTTTAGGCTTTGGAATTATTTTTTCCTCCATGACCACCAAATACCGCGATCTTAAATTCTTAATTACATTCGGCGTTCAACTGTTGATGTATGCCACCCCAGTGATTTACCCAATGAGTACTTTGGATGGTAAAATGAAAGAATTGATCGGCTTAAATCCTATTGCCTATATCATTGAAGGCTTCAAATATTCTTTTTTAGGAGCGGGAGAGTTCAGTTTGGCAGGTATCGGCTACGCAACAGGATTTACATTGACCTTATTAGCCATGGGGATTATCATCTTTAACAAAGTGGAGAAATCGTTTATGGATACCGTTTAG
- a CDS encoding ABC transporter ATP-binding protein, whose translation MSDTVIKIENLSKIYRLGEVGTGTLSHDLNRWWARMRGKEDPFALVGQTNDRTKQAESDYVYALKDINLEVKQGEILGVIGKNGAGKSTLLKILSRITTPSTGSIKVKGRIASLLEVGTGMNPEMTGRENIYLNGAIMGMSRAEITRKFDEIVDFAGCAMYVDTPVKRYSSGMRVRLGFAVAAFLEPEILVVDEVLAVGDAEFKKKAIGKMQDVSTNEGRTVLFVSHNMASIKSLCTRGIILENGCLTLEDKIESVTKAYIKSNVEVKSPILGSLERKKGYGVSAKFVGAEILSATEEVVKILRFGEPFKIRLKIIADSSIQNLNVGVRFENTSDVFISSCLSGDSGMYFSAEAESENTIEVRFDSLILNPGDYKMALSIRQGNVFVDQLTNVLPFSVDELPYRNSFIPNGAWGLVAFKPIWNNL comes from the coding sequence ATGAGTGATACAGTAATAAAAATAGAAAATCTTTCTAAAATATACCGCCTCGGCGAAGTAGGTACGGGAACCCTTTCCCACGACCTCAACCGCTGGTGGGCACGCATGCGAGGTAAAGAAGATCCTTTCGCTTTGGTCGGTCAAACCAACGACCGCACCAAGCAAGCCGAAAGCGATTATGTTTATGCCTTGAAAGACATCAACCTTGAAGTAAAACAAGGAGAAATCCTTGGCGTTATCGGTAAGAATGGCGCAGGAAAATCAACCTTGCTAAAGATCTTATCCCGAATTACCACTCCTTCTACGGGTTCAATCAAAGTAAAAGGACGTATCGCCTCACTATTGGAGGTGGGAACGGGTATGAACCCCGAAATGACTGGGCGTGAAAACATTTACTTGAATGGTGCTATCATGGGCATGAGCCGTGCGGAGATCACTCGTAAATTCGATGAAATCGTTGATTTCGCGGGTTGCGCAATGTATGTAGATACTCCTGTGAAACGTTACTCCTCTGGTATGCGTGTGCGTTTGGGCTTTGCTGTTGCTGCTTTTTTGGAACCCGAAATTTTGGTAGTGGATGAGGTATTGGCCGTCGGTGATGCTGAGTTTAAGAAGAAGGCGATTGGGAAGATGCAAGATGTGAGTACAAATGAGGGACGGACGGTGTTGTTTGTGAGTCATAATATGGCGAGTATTAAAAGCTTATGTACAAGAGGTATAATTTTAGAAAATGGTTGTCTTACACTGGAGGATAAAATTGAGAGTGTAACAAAAGCCTATATTAAATCAAATGTAGAGGTTAAATCCCCAATTCTAGGGAGTCTTGAGCGTAAAAAAGGGTATGGTGTTTCTGCTAAATTTGTCGGCGCAGAAATACTCAGTGCTACTGAGGAGGTAGTGAAAATTCTAAGGTTTGGTGAACCGTTTAAGATTAGATTGAAAATTATAGCTGATAGTTCTATCCAAAATTTAAATGTTGGGGTTAGATTTGAAAATACATCGGACGTTTTCATAAGTAGTTGCCTGAGTGGAGATAGTGGTATGTATTTTTCAGCGGAGGCTGAAAGTGAAAATACAATAGAAGTAAGGTTTGATAGTTTAATTTTAAATCCAGGAGATTATAAAATGGCATTGTCAATAAGGCAAGGAAATGTTTTCGTTGATCAATTGACTAATGTTCTTCCTTTTTCGGTTGATGAATTACCTTATAGAAATAGTTTTATACCAAATGGAGCATGGGGATTAGTAGCCTTCAAACCAATATGGAACAACCTGTAA
- a CDS encoding nucleotidyltransferase domain-containing protein, with protein sequence MEQPVKSLFRISSQNEGVLSAEIQNLFEPLREFGGIQIFIHGSYADNTMTAFSDIDDFIVIDDVNLSKIELQEIESKLKEIEEKFYELDPLQHHGHWKVYTSELKDYNNGVIPLFILESAICIKGENKIEASINYFNTFNTLSGSISGFCRWIDVLFDDYFHDRLNIYNLKRLVGSVVLLVPLLNQIKGINIDKRTAILNSGDLFSLDAQKLIQWATDLRSNWGELIYSGSFQEFVSKQPVVGLENWQKYAESNSPVLSACQLSKIKPSKGMVENFITECVTHLDESTLVPLKSSDYVQAYELVEEYSIELGALAVGQFGQVKSPGISDLDVFICFEDKDYKIAQEKVRLFIEHSKEFCHVFTHPPICVAESMMPSLPYLHTINNLKIQYKKKNFDFKPILSEKYIDLLNILWTIFILPGLGSVQQDLKWLPLRGLFLRLKNAHTSIDNLSALCQISTDAQAESNMLRDMVFNSFCETRLSVEKSIKFTYEKLSNFGVLKNSSSCVIGRRLILREGTYSTLKVGGLTVYSLPPLLYRLLKDYFYGRNKELKLYLSALNDVSKIANDLGANMPVVSLLREYEGISTLSFKKRIVFGALSYFPYSVLTKIIR encoded by the coding sequence ATGGAACAACCTGTAAAGAGTCTTTTTAGGATTTCTTCCCAGAACGAAGGTGTTTTGTCTGCTGAGATTCAAAATCTATTTGAGCCCTTGAGAGAATTTGGTGGAATTCAGATCTTCATTCATGGGAGTTATGCTGATAACACAATGACAGCATTTTCTGATATAGATGATTTCATTGTAATCGATGATGTTAATTTGTCGAAAATAGAATTACAGGAAATTGAAAGTAAACTAAAAGAGATTGAGGAGAAATTTTATGAGTTAGATCCTTTGCAACATCATGGTCATTGGAAGGTTTATACATCAGAGCTAAAAGATTATAATAATGGAGTGATTCCTTTATTTATATTAGAAAGTGCTATTTGCATAAAGGGTGAAAATAAAATTGAGGCATCAATTAATTATTTTAATACATTTAATACTTTAAGTGGGAGTATATCGGGATTTTGTCGCTGGATTGACGTATTATTTGATGATTATTTCCATGATAGATTGAATATCTATAATTTGAAACGATTAGTGGGTTCAGTTGTATTATTAGTCCCTTTACTCAATCAAATTAAGGGAATAAATATTGATAAACGAACGGCTATTCTAAATTCAGGAGATCTATTTAGTTTGGATGCTCAGAAGTTAATTCAATGGGCAACAGATCTAAGAAGTAATTGGGGGGAATTAATATATTCGGGTAGTTTTCAGGAGTTTGTATCTAAACAACCGGTGGTAGGTTTGGAAAATTGGCAGAAATATGCAGAAAGTAATTCTCCAGTTTTATCAGCCTGTCAATTATCGAAAATTAAGCCATCTAAGGGAATGGTAGAAAATTTCATTACCGAATGTGTAACTCATCTTGATGAAAGTACATTAGTTCCTCTAAAATCCTCTGATTATGTACAAGCTTATGAGCTAGTTGAAGAATATTCTATTGAATTAGGAGCACTCGCCGTGGGCCAGTTTGGCCAAGTTAAAAGCCCTGGTATATCGGATTTAGATGTATTTATTTGCTTTGAGGACAAAGATTATAAGATCGCACAGGAGAAAGTGAGATTATTTATCGAACACAGCAAGGAGTTTTGTCATGTTTTCACTCATCCTCCAATATGTGTCGCAGAATCGATGATGCCATCTTTACCGTATTTACATACAATTAATAACCTTAAGATTCAGTATAAAAAGAAAAATTTTGATTTTAAGCCAATTTTATCTGAGAAGTATATTGATTTGCTGAATATATTGTGGACAATTTTTATTTTGCCAGGGTTAGGATCAGTACAGCAAGATTTAAAATGGTTGCCTCTAAGAGGGTTGTTTCTGCGGTTGAAAAATGCACATACTTCAATAGATAATTTGAGTGCTTTGTGTCAAATTTCAACGGATGCTCAAGCCGAAAGTAATATGTTGCGTGATATGGTTTTTAACTCTTTTTGTGAAACTCGTTTGAGTGTTGAAAAGAGTATTAAATTTACATATGAAAAACTCTCTAATTTTGGAGTGTTAAAGAACAGTTCGTCTTGTGTGATTGGTAGGAGATTAATTCTTCGGGAGGGAACATATTCAACATTAAAAGTAGGAGGTTTAACAGTTTACTCTTTGCCTCCTTTATTATATCGATTATTGAAGGATTATTTTTATGGACGAAATAAAGAGCTTAAATTATACCTATCAGCTTTAAATGATGTGTCAAAAATCGCAAATGATTTAGGGGCTAATATGCCGGTAGTTTCTCTGTTGCGAGAATATGAAGGTATATCTACATTGTCCTTTAAAAAAAGAATAGTATTTGGGGCATTGTCTTATTTTCCGTATTCCGTATTAACCAAAATTATTCGTTAA
- a CDS encoding glycosyltransferase family 4 protein: protein MRVLFCAYDRAGHVTTGPNAWLQRLIPDLLSCGLDIITHFFYNDAENECPTVGYFKENNIPYVSSSIGCFPYTEDQVRELLGVISRNDISVVVANLVIPAFYTAKYLKRFNIPVIPVLHSDEPHTRGVITQFINNVQGNINCSVSVSELINSYVNITNKSKHKVIPCGTPESNIKAKVFQNELKIIYAGRIEVEQKQILYLADAFIECSTCCEKTSFSIYGNGRYQDELKALLATSCDHKVVYKGAVSPSEIQNVMSQHHVFTLMSDYEGMPVALMEAMACGVVPVCLAENSGVNEIIIDGFNGLIVKDRGRDYRAKLRLLLEDPELWSRLSNNAIKTIEERYSSKVTHQKWVDLLNSYRQNEVEKISTPKTIELDGPPLLYSDIRKPSIFIQVKHKWSRYWLQIRLAIRPRARLREVLKIFIK from the coding sequence ATGAGAGTATTGTTTTGTGCCTATGATAGGGCTGGACATGTTACTACAGGGCCAAATGCATGGCTACAGCGTTTGATTCCTGATCTTTTGAGTTGTGGTTTAGATATTATTACTCATTTTTTTTACAATGATGCTGAAAATGAGTGTCCTACAGTTGGATATTTTAAGGAAAATAATATTCCTTATGTTTCAAGTAGTATAGGGTGTTTTCCATATACCGAAGATCAAGTACGTGAATTATTAGGGGTGATATCCCGTAATGATATATCTGTTGTCGTCGCAAATTTAGTTATTCCGGCCTTTTATACTGCTAAATATTTGAAACGATTTAATATTCCAGTAATACCAGTTCTTCACTCAGATGAACCGCATACAAGAGGAGTAATAACTCAATTCATAAATAATGTACAAGGTAATATTAATTGTAGTGTTTCGGTGTCCGAATTGATAAATAGTTATGTAAATATAACTAACAAAAGCAAACATAAGGTGATACCTTGTGGGACACCTGAGAGTAATATAAAAGCTAAGGTATTCCAAAATGAACTTAAGATAATCTACGCAGGGCGAATTGAAGTAGAGCAAAAACAAATACTGTATTTGGCAGATGCCTTTATCGAGTGTTCGACATGTTGTGAAAAAACAAGTTTTAGTATTTATGGGAATGGACGCTATCAAGATGAACTCAAGGCCCTTTTAGCAACTTCTTGTGATCATAAGGTAGTTTATAAAGGAGCTGTTTCCCCTTCAGAAATTCAGAATGTAATGTCTCAGCATCATGTTTTTACATTAATGAGTGATTATGAAGGAATGCCAGTAGCGCTTATGGAAGCGATGGCTTGTGGTGTAGTTCCTGTCTGTTTAGCTGAAAACAGTGGTGTAAATGAAATTATTATAGATGGTTTCAATGGGTTAATAGTAAAGGACAGAGGTAGAGATTACCGAGCGAAACTAAGGTTGCTTTTAGAGGATCCAGAATTATGGTCAAGGTTGTCAAATAATGCAATAAAGACAATCGAGGAGAGGTATAGTTCAAAGGTGACTCATCAAAAATGGGTCGATTTATTAAATTCATATAGACAAAATGAGGTTGAAAAAATTTCGACTCCTAAAACTATAGAATTGGATGGGCCTCCTTTATTGTACAGTGATATAAGAAAGCCTTCTATATTTATTCAGGTTAAACATAAATGGTCACGGTATTGGTTACAAATTAGATTAGCAATTAGACCCCGTGCGCGACTTCGTGAGGTGTTAAAAATATTTATTAAATGA